The following are encoded in a window of Impatiens glandulifera chromosome 5, dImpGla2.1, whole genome shotgun sequence genomic DNA:
- the LOC124939564 gene encoding 2S seed storage albumin protein-like yields MAKLTILALLALFALAHVATAFRTTVTVIEEEEDFNPARPQQRCQEQIQRQQQLRHCQMHLKEKSRRQSSVLTMSTDDNNEDEEQYLDQCCQQLRNLDEQCRCKGLQEAVRQQQKQTRGGERGQTEQRQKQRIIEEAERLPSRCDVSPRSCTFERSPRWF; encoded by the coding sequence atggcAAAGCTCACAATCCTCGCCCTTCTAGCCCTCTTCGCCCTTGCCCACGTGGCAACTGCCTTCAGAACCACCGTGACCGTGATAGAGGAGGAGGAAGACTTTAACCCTGCACGGCCACAACAGAGATGCCAGGAACAGATCCAGAGACAGCAACAGCTCCGTCACTGCCAGATGCACCTTAAAGAGAAATCCCGCAGACAATCATCCGTGCTGACAATGTCCACAGATGACAACAACGAAGATGAGGAGCAATACCTAGATCAATGCTGCCAGCAACTAAGGAACCTCGATGAGCAATGCCGCTGCAAGGGACTACAAGAAGCCGTCCGCCAGCAACAAAAACAGACACGCGGAGGAGAAAGAGGCCAGACTGAGCAGAGGCAGAAGCAGAGGATTATCGAGGAGGCAGAGAGACTTCCATCAAGATGCGACGTGAGCCCACGAAGCTGCACCTTCGAAAGAAGCCCCAGATGGTTCTGA
- the LOC124938247 gene encoding putative multidrug resistance protein: protein MVNKDGIFRYADKTDKLLMMFGTIGSIGDGMQIPLTMFVLSHVINEYGSLNSHVSISSVNKYSLRLFYVAIWVGLSAFVEGLCWTRTAERQTSRMRVEYLKSVLRQEVGFFDTQAAESSTTYQVVSTITSDSNSIQVTIGEKIPDCIAYMSSFFCCFAFSFVLSWKITLVAIPFSLLFIVPGLAFGKLMMDFAMKGIESYAVAGGIAEQAISSIRTVYSYVGENQTLQRFSDALQKVTELGIKQGLARGLMMGSMGAIYVSWAFQTWFGSILVSKRGEKGGDVFVAGFNVLMGGLNILTVLPNLTAITEAKAAAVRITEMIDRLPSIDPEDRKGKALSYVRGEIEFRGVYFSYPSRPDTVILKGLDIRFPAGKTVGLVGGSGSGKSTIVSLLERFYDPIEGEILLDGYKTNRLHLKWLRSQMGLVNQEPVLFATSIKENILFGKEGASMEELLTAAKAANAHDFIIKLPESYDTQVGQFGVQLSGGQKQRIAIARALIRDPKILLLDEATSALDAESERTVQEAIEQAVVGRTTIVIAHRLSTIRMSDLIVVLQSGKVFESGTHNELMQMNGGEYYRMVQLQQSAITQNQTLPSPSPINSKQRDRKNRLKMNIVPSSPMSIRSSAAFSPAFSISAPYSVQFEPSYYESDEEDDRKLFKPPTPSTWRLLKMNAPEWGRALLGCIGAIGSGAVQPLNAYCVGAVISVYFQTDKTSIQSHARIYSFVFLGIGILNFVTNVLQHYNFAIMGEKLTRRVREKLLDKLMTFETGWFDEDENTSAAICARLSGEANMVRSLVGDRMSLLAQAIFGAIFAYALAFVLTWRLALVMIATQPLLIGSFYARSVLMKSMSEKARKAQREGSQLASEAVVNHRTISAFSSQKKILSLFKSTLDGPKKESIRQSWFAGFGLFSSQFLAAASAALAYWYGGRLLSNNQISPERLFQAFLVLLFTAYTIAEAGSMTKDLSRGTNAIRSVFSILDRKSEIDPKISLVDTTNASIRGRVELKNVFFAYPSRPNQLIFKGMSLKVAAGTTVALVGQSGSGKSTVIGLIERFYDPSKGLVLIDDRDIRHYNLRFLRSHIGLVSQEPTLFAGTIRENIAYGKRKAKEAEIKKAALRANAHEFISGMKDGYETYCGERGVQLSGGQKQRIALARAILKNPSILLLDEATSALDSVSENSVQEALEKMMVNRTCIVVAHRLATIQRSNSIAVIKDGRVVEEGSHSDLLSLGRNGAYYSLVKLQAGNAATA, encoded by the exons TTCAGATATGCAGACAAAACAGACAAGCTGTTGATGATGTTTGGGACAATTGGGAGCATTGGAGATGGAATGCAGATCCCTCTTACAATGTTTGTTCTTAGCCATGTTATCAATGAATATGGAAGCCTTAACAGTCATGTCTCCATTTCTTCTGTAAACAAG TATTCCCTCCGCCTTTTCTATGTTGCTATTTGGGTCGGCCTGTCTGCTTTCGTCG AGGGGCTATGCTGGACAAGAACAGCTGAGAGACAGACTTCGAGAATGAGAGTGGAGTATCTTAAATCGGTCCTCAGGCAAGAAGTTGGGTTCTTTGATACTCAGGCGGCTGAATCTTCCACCACTTACCAAGTTGTTTCCACCATCACATCCGACTCCAACTCCATCCAAGTCACCATAGGCGAGAAG ATCCCAGACTGTATTGCATATATGTCATCCTTCTTCTGTTGCTTCGCCTTCTCCTTTGTTTTATCATGGAAGATTACATTGGTCGCCATTCCCTTCTCTTTATTGTTCATTGTTCCCGGACTTGCCTTTGGAAAGTTAATGATGGATTTCGCGATGAAGGGCATTGAATCTTATGCAGTTGCGGGTGGGATTGCAGAACAAGCGATTTCATCAATCAGAACAGTGTATTCTTATGTTGGAGAGAACCAAACGCTACAAAGATTCAGCGACGCTCTTCAGAAAGTGACGGAACTTGGTATAAAACAAGGACTTGCTAGAGGGCTGATGATGGGAAGCATGGGAGCTATTTATGTCAGTTGGGCATTCCAAACCTGGTTTGGTTCTATTCTCGTTAGCAAAAGAGGTGAAAAGGGTGGCGACGTCTTTGTGGCTGGCTTCAACGTTCTCATGGGAGGATT AAACATTTTAACTGTACTTCCTAATCTGACTGCCATAACCGAAGCAAAAGCTGCAGCTGTGAGGATTACAGAGATGATTGATCGTTTACCTTCAATAGACCCGGAAGATAGAAAGGGGAAAGCTTTATCGTATGTAAGAGGGGAGATAGAATTCAGAGGTGTCTATTTCAGTTACCCTTCAAGACCCGATACAGTGATCCTGAAAGGATTGGACATTCGATTTCCTGCTGGAAAAACAGTCGGCCTTGTGGGAGGCAGCGGTTCTGGCAAATCAACGATCGTGTCATTGCTTGAAAGGTTTTACGATCCCATTGAGGGTGAAATATTGTTAGATGGATACAAAACTAATAGACTACATCTTAAATGGTTGAGATCCCAAATGGGTCTTGTAAATCAAGAACCTGTTCTTTTCGCGACGTCCATTAAGGAGAATATATTGTTTGGAAAGGAAGGAGCTTCCATGGAGGAACTTCTGACTGCAGCAAAAGCAGCCAATGCTCATGATTTCATTATCAAGCTACCCGAATCTTATGATACTCAA GTCGGACAGTTTGGAGTTCAATTGTCCGGAGGGCAAAAACAGAGGATAGCAATAGCAAGAGCTTTGATAAGAGACCCAAAAATCTTGCTCCTTGATGAAGCCACGAGCGCATTAGATGCAGAATCTGAAAGAACCGTGCAAGAAGCTATCGAACAGGCTGTGGTCGGAAGAACAACGATTGTCATCGCTCACCGTCTCTCCACTATCAGAATGTCCGATCTCATTGTCGTTCTTCAATCAGGTAAAGTATTCGAATCCGGCACCCATAACGAGCTTATGCAAATGAATGGAGGCGAATACTACAGAATGGTACAACTGCAACAATCAGCTATTACCCAGAACCAAACTCTGCCATCGCCGAGCCCGATTAACTCAAAACAACGAGACAGGAAAAACAGGTTGAAAATGAACATTGTTCCATCAAGCCCAATGAGCATAAGATCTAGTGCAGCATTCAGTCCTGCATTTTCTATAAGTGCACCTTACTCTGTCCAATTCGAGCCTTCATATTACGAGAGCGATGAGGAAGACGATCGAAAACTATTTAAACCTCCCACGCCTTCAACATGGCGTCTGTTGAAGATGAACGCACCAGAATGGGGACGAGCATTGCTAGGATGCATAGGAGCTATCGGAAGCGGAGCTGTTCAACCCTTAAACGCTTATTGTGTAGGAGCCGTTATTTCAGTTTATTTTCAAACAGATAAAACCAGCATTCAATCTCACGCGAGAATCTATTCCTTTGTTTTTCTGGGTATTGGAATTCTGAACTTCGTAACAAACGTCCTCCAACACTACAACTTCGCGATCATGGGGGAAAAGTTAACCAGAAGGGTACGAGAGAAACTACTCGACAAGTTGATGACTTTCGAGACTGGTTGGTTTGACGAAGACGAAAACACCAGTGCTGCTATATGCGCTCGTTTATCGGGCGAAGCCAACATGGTAAGATCGCTCGTTGGCGATCGGATGTCTCTTCTCGCTCAAGCCATATTCGGCGCGATATTTGCTTACGCGTTAGCTTTCGTGTTGACATGGAGGCTCGCCTTAGTTATGATCGCGACTCAACCGTTACTGATCGGAAGTTTCTATGCTAGAAGTGTCTTGATGAAAAGTATGTCTGAGAAAGCCCGGAAGGCACAGAGAGAAGGAAGCCAGCTTGCGAGTGAAGCTGTGGTTAACCACAGAACGATAAGCGCGTTCTCGTCTCAGAAGAAAATACTTAGTCTTTTCAAATCGACTTTAGACGGTCCGAAAAAGGAGAGCATTAGACAATCATGGTTCGCGGGTTTTGGTCTGTTTAGCTCCCAGTTTCTAGCTGCGGCCTCTGCAGCTTTAGCCTATTGGTACGGTGGGAGGCTACTTTCTAACAACCAGATATCTCCAGAAAGGCTTTTCCAAGCATTCTTGGTTTTGCTTTTCACGGCTTATACAATTGCTGAAGCAGGAAGCATGACTAAAGATTTGTCTAGAGGAACCAACGCTATTCGATCTGTTTTCTCCATTTTGGATCGGAAGAGTGAAATTGACCCAAAGATTTCCCTAGTTGACACCACCAATGCGTCTATAAGGGGTCGGGTGGAGCTGAAGAACGTGTTTTTCGCATACCCGTCTCGCCCAAATCAACTTATTTTCAAAGGCATGAGCCTAAAGGTGGCTGCGGGAACAACTGTGGCACTGGTTGGGCAAAGTGGGTCTGGGAAGTCAACCGTAATTGGACTTATTGAGAGATTCTACGACCCGTCGAAAGGATTAGTGTTGATAGACGATCGCGACATAAGACACTATAACCTGAGATTCCTCAGATCACACATCGGTTTGGTTAGCCAGGAGCCGACCCTTTTTGCAGGAACCATTAGGGAAAACATAGCTTATGGGAAAAGGAAGGCCAAAGAAGCTGAGATCAAGAAGGCTGCATTACGTGCAAATGCACATGAGTTCATAAG TGGGATGAAAGATGGGTATGAGACATACTGTGGGGAAAGAGGTGTACAACTATCAGGAGGCCAAAAGCAAAGAATAGCCCTGGCTCGGGCTATACTTAAAAACCCATCAATTCTGCTCTTGGACGAGGCTACGAGCGCTCTGGACAGTGTATCGGAAAACAGTGTTCAAGAAGCTTTGGAGAAAATGATGGTGAATAGGACCTGCATTGTGGTGGCTCACAGGCTAGCTACAATACAGAGATCAAACTCCATTGCAGTGATTAAGGATGGTAGAGTTGTGGAGGAAGGATCACATTCTGATTTACTTTCCTTGGGTAGAAATGGTGCCTACTACTCTCTTGTAAAACTTCAGGCAGGCAATGCTGCCACTGCTTAA